From Pandoraea vervacti, the proteins below share one genomic window:
- a CDS encoding YoaK family protein, with translation MPINYLRGFTQPVRTDATNRRLGCSLAFVAGAANAGGFLAVGQYTSHMSGIVASLSDNLVLGQLVFVLAGLSALLAFLFGAATSAVLIHWGRRHHTHSEYAAPLMFEALLLLSFGVMGANLEDQRWFYVPATVGLLCYVMGLQNAIITKISRAEIRTTHVTGLVTDIGIELGKMGYWNRPGVAQDLPRVTGDRQKLRLLCALLGMFFLGGLTGALGFKYLGFVSTIPLAVVLVMLAIVPLLDDFSHGARSLRGPRD, from the coding sequence ATGCCCATCAACTATCTACGCGGTTTCACCCAGCCAGTGCGCACCGACGCCACGAACCGACGTCTGGGCTGCTCGCTCGCCTTCGTGGCGGGCGCGGCGAACGCGGGGGGCTTTCTCGCCGTGGGACAATACACGTCTCACATGTCGGGCATCGTGGCGTCGCTCTCCGACAATCTGGTTCTGGGGCAGTTGGTGTTCGTGCTCGCCGGGTTGAGCGCCTTGCTGGCGTTTCTGTTCGGCGCCGCCACGTCGGCCGTGCTGATTCACTGGGGGCGGCGACACCATACGCACAGCGAATACGCGGCGCCGCTCATGTTCGAAGCGCTCCTGTTGCTGAGCTTCGGCGTGATGGGCGCCAATCTCGAAGATCAGCGCTGGTTCTACGTGCCCGCCACCGTGGGATTGCTGTGCTACGTGATGGGGTTGCAGAACGCCATCATCACCAAAATATCGCGTGCCGAAATCCGCACGACGCATGTCACCGGGCTGGTCACGGACATCGGCATCGAGCTGGGCAAGATGGGGTACTGGAACCGGCCAGGCGTGGCGCAGGACCTCCCGCGCGTGACGGGGGACCGGCAGAAGCTGCGGCTGCTCTGCGCCTTGCTGGGGATGTTCTTTCTGGGGGGACTCACGGGCGCATTGGGTTTCAAGTACCTCGGCTTCGTCTCGACGATTCCGCTTGCGGTCGTGCTCGTCATGCTGGCCATCGTGCCGCTGCTCGACGATTTTTCGCACGGCGCGCGCAGTCTCCGCGGCCCGCGCGATTGA